The nucleotide sequence TTTTATCGTTGTGACTATATAATCTTTGTTTGTATAAAAAATTCTTATCGAAACTGCACTAAGTATAACCACAATTAATATTATTGAAGACATTGTAAATGTAAGGATATTTAAATAAACAAACATCCATGTGATGTATGCGATTACAAATAGTGAAAGTAATTTATTGATTCCAAATCCTTTATCGGGTAAACCGTGAAAGATAATTAGGGATATAGGTAAAAAAAGAATTGTTACAATTTCTAATAAGATAAACCATGATAAAACGGGTAGTTTTGCAATTAATATATTTTCAGAGAAAATATTATTCCATGTTCCACCGTTGCTGTTTGTTATTTTGTCTTCAAGAGTAAGCATAGAATTTAGCTTGGATGGGTAATTTGTTCGTCCACTATAAATAGTTTGGTATATTTGGTCCGGTTTATAGTGTTGGGTATTCTGAAAAATTAGTACTACAGGGTGATCATAATTTACAATGTCGTTGTCACCATAACCTAGGTTTAAATAAAATCCTGAATTGTCATCCGTTGGAAACCCGATTGGTGTAGGTATGTTATTGATGGAGAAAGTATCATGTTGGAAATGGATACCTGCGATTTCTGGATATTGAGTAAATGATTTAATTAGTGAATATCCTAATTTTTGATTGAAAAGATTATTGTAATATGAAGCGCTAATTGGATATTGGGATGAATTATTAAATATGGCATTGTAAGTTCTATTACTATAAAAGATCAAATACTCAGATGATGACAAATCTATGGCTATATCAAATCCTTTATCTTGTGTGTCAGATTCAAATATTGGTATTTGTTTTACTTGATAACCATAAATATCAGGGATGGATTCATCCCAGTGATTATCATTTATAATTTTTGTTCCTTTTGGGATATTCCCATTGATCCATTTACTTGCCTGAACGGCTGTATGGTCTTTTGTGTACATATTTGTGTATGCCAGACCATACAAAATTGATGATGCAGCTAGTATTGCAATTATTATTGAAAAAACTGGACTTAAAAGGTTCTTTTTTTGACCTAAATAATTTTGTATTTTGAATAAATATCCAGAACCTATAATGATCATTATGGGTATAAGGGGATACATATATCGAGAAAATTTAACATCTACTGTTGCAATAGTTATGAAATAAGCAAATCCCCAGACTAAAAGAAGAATTTCATTCATTTTGGGATATTTAAAGTTATAAATAATTGCTGATGTAAATAATACCCATAGCGAGACACCTGTTAGTAATCCAATGTTCCATTTAGTTGTTTGCAGAAATTCATAAATAAAATTTGGAGAATTTAAATACTGAATGGTATATGGAACTATACCTGCAGTATTTACAATGTTGATTTCTCGAGTATTCCATTCCCAAAATTCTTGAAAATCTAGTATTGAATAGGGATTTAGAACTATATAGGTGGAAAGTATAACAAATCCTGTGATTAGAAATAATTTGAATTGACGAAAATGTAAGGTAATTGATTTATGATCAATTTTAGAGATCAGAAACAGAAGAAATAAAATAGAAAGTGGTATTCCTAGTGATAATGCACTGATTTTGAATGAGAGTGCGAGGCCAATACAAAATCCAGTAACAAGATAGTGTTTGAGGGATTGTTTATTATATAACTTAAGCATGGACCAAAAACTAGCCAGAATGAAAAATACTGAAAATGGCTCAGGTCTATAGTAGTGACTATGCTGAATACTTGTTGGTAAGAAGGCAAACAGAACAAGAGAGAACAATGCTGCCCTGCTTCCAAAAATGTTTTTAGCAATCAGATATATAAATACCATTGAACCTATATCAGCTATAATCGAAAGTGGTCTACCTATAAGGTAAAGATCATATACACCAAGTGTGAAAAAAGGAGAAAGAATTATTTTAAAAAATAATAATAGATAAATTATTGTGCTTCCTATTGGAAACCAGTGTGGGTTTAAAGGACTTTTATCACTATTTAAAAACGTTTGTACTGAAGGCAGTCCAGGCTCGGTTAATTCAAATGGTGGCGCTTTGATACAATCAAGATACCCCAAAGAATTCATGAGGACTTTATACATGCAGTCTACACGCATATATATGGATCGTTCGTCAGGATGAAAATAATAACCACTATCCCAATTCACTCCATACAAGCGTATCAGGAAACCTATAACTATTATTGTAATTATTATAGGTTTATTTGTGAATCCGGCATTGTTTTTAAATAATTTATTTTTCCAGTTAATCACCAGGTTTATCAAGCCTAGGGTCTTTGGTTTATTTATTAGCAATAAATTTTAACATTTCAGCTGTTCTGCATGAATATCCCCATTCATTATCATACCAGCCTAGTATTTTAACCATTGAATTACCTAATACCATTGTGGATAAAGAATCGAATATACAACTATAAGGACTGCCTCGGAAGTCACTAGATACTAAGGGTTCGTCACAATATTCAATTATTCCAGCCATAGAACTTTCAGCTGCATTTTTATAAGCTTGATTAATATCTTCAGATGTTACTTTTTTATCTAATGTAGCTACAAAATCAACTACAGATACGGTTTGGGTTGGAACACGGAGGGCAACACCATGAACCTTTCCTTGTAATTCTGGCATTACAACAGCGCATGTTTTTGCAGCACCAGTAGAGGTAGGAATTATATTCCCGGCTGCAGTTCTTGCTCTTCGTAAATCTTTATGGTTCCCATCGAGGACTTTTTGGTCATTTGTGTAGGAGTGTACCGTTGTCATTAAACCTTGGTTTATACCAAAATTATCATGAAGTACTTTCACTAGTGGAGCTGCGCAATTCGTAGTACATGATGCATTGGATAGTATTTTATGGCTATCTGGATTATATTCATTTTCATTTACTCCTAAAACCATTGTCAGATCTGCATTGGATGCTGGAGCGGTTACTAAGACTGTTTTCGCACCATTGTTGAGGTGTATAGATGCACTTTCTCTATCCGTTAAGTTGCCAGTAGATTCTACAACTATATCAACTTCATATTTAGACCAGTCTAAGTTCTCAGGATTACGGTCACTTGTTTTATTTATTTTATGACCATCTATTTCAAGAATGTTTTCATTGTGTGTAACTGTGCCATTATAGGTTCCATAGGTACTATCATATTTGAATAAATGAGCGTTAGTTTCAATACTGCCCCCATCGTTGATGGATACTACTTCTAGGTCATTTTGATATTGTTCCATTATAACCCTAAGTATTTGTCTTCCAATCCTTCCAAACCCGTTTATACCTATTTTTGTTACCATGATTTAATCCTTATTATTATGATAAGAAAGGAAATGCCGATTTCCCTGCGTATGATACACTTCCTTTTAACTCCTCTTCAATACTTAATAATCGATTATATTTCGCGACTCTTTCACTTCTTGCAGGTGCTCCAGTTTTTATTTGCCCAGCACCTGTTCCGACCGCTAGGTCAGCAATAGTTGTATCTTCGGTTTCTCCAGATCTATGACTAATCACATTGCTCCATTTAGCATTCTTTGCTAATTCGATTGCATCAAAAGTTTCAGTTATACTTCCAATTTGATTAAATTTTATAAGAATAGAATTACTGCTAGTTTTTTCAATTCCTTTTGTTAGTCTTGCAACATTAGTGGTATATAAATCATCCCCAACTAATTGAATTTTATTTCCTATTTGTTGAGTTAAGTTAGCCCATCCATTCCAGTCATCCTCTGCTAATCCATCTTCAATACTTAATATAGGATATGAATTTACTAAATTAATTAAATATTCGACCATTTCATCACTATCTAGATTTAGATTATCTTTTTTTAGTTCATACTTTGAATCTATATAGAATTCTGAAGCAGCGACATCTAAACCCAAATAGCAATCTACTCCTATCTTATAACCTGCATTTTCTATAGCTTTTAATATTATTTCTATTGCAGCTTGGTTAGATTTCATTTCTGGAGCAAACCCACCTTCATCTCCTACATTAGTTGATTTACCTTCTTTAGAAAGTAAAGATTTGAGAGATTGGTATGTTTCTGCACCAAATTGTAAAGATTCAGTGAAAGAGTTTAATCCAGAAGGTATAATCATAAATTCTTGAATATCTGTGGAGTTTGAAGCATGACTACCCCCATTTAAGATATTAAACATTGGAACAGGTAAAGACATTTTGTTATTGGTTATATTGGATATGTATTGATATAAAGGAATTCCATTTGAATTTGAAATTGCATGAATTGTTGCAAGGGATACTCCTAAAATAGAATTTGCTCCTAAATTAGCTTTATTTTCAGTGCCATCTAATTCAATTAAAGTTTTATCAATAGTTTCAATATCGGTGAATTTCATACCTGATAATTTATTCGCAATAGTATTATTGACATTGGTAACAGCTTTTAATACGCCCTTGCCAGAAAATCTATTTGGATCATTATCTCTTAATTCAATTGCCTCATGTGCACCTGTGCTAGCTCCCGATGGAACGTTAGCAGTACCGATACTATTATCTGATAAAGTAACGGAGACTCTTATGGTTGGATTAGATCTGGAATCTAATATTTCTTGAGCAATTATTGATTTTATCTGAAAGTTATCTGACATGTTTTTCCTTATTTATCGTATAAATACTGAAATTGAAGCACTGTTTATTGCATCCATAATTATGTCAGGATAAATTCCTAGACCAATGACCCCAATTAGAGAGGTGATTAACACCAATTTTTCTATATTAGTTGTAGAGATTGTTTGAGTATCATTAGGTTCATTAACATACATTTCTTTTATAACCATTAAATAATAATAAAGAGAGATCAGACTGTTGATAAGTGCAATAATTACCAACCATAAAAGATCTTGTTCTACTGCCGATAAAAATAGGTAAAACTTAGATATAAAACCTACAAAAAATGGCAAACCAGCAGTTGACAACAAGGCAACAGTTATACTTAGAGCAAGAAATGAATTAGTTTTATATAGCCCTGATAAATCACTAATGTTTTCTTTATAAGTTTGATTATAAAAACATATTAAAGCGGCAAATATTACTAAGCCTGAAAAAGCATAACCTATAGAGTGCAATATTATTGCACTATAGGAGTCAACAGTGTTTGCAGCTAATCCAACAAGAATATATCCCATATGACTGATTCCTGAATATGCAATAAGTCTTCTATATTTCGTTTGCGCTATAGCTGTAATGTTCCCTAATGACATGGTTAGAATTGCCAAAATAGCAACAATAATTACAAGGCTTGAGTGAGACCCCTCAAAAATTTCAGAAAAAATTCTTAGTATTAGGGCGATACCAGCGAGTTTTGAAGCTGTAGCTAAGTAACCAGCTATTGGTAATGGTGCTCCTTCATAAATATCTGGAGCCCAAGTATGAAATGGAACTGCAGCAATTTTAAATCCTAGACCTGTAATTAAGAGGAAAAGACCGAACATGAACAGTGGTGGTAGGCTTTCGTATTGAGACGCATATAAACCTATTGATGAGAAGAAAGTTGGATTAACAATATCATTTTTTATAAGTTCAGTATAAATTTGACTAATACCATAAAGAACTAATGCTGAGGTAAATCCACCAAGTAAAATATATTTAATACTTGATTCGTTTGTTTTTTCAGGATCGTTTCCAAGTGAAACTAATATGTATAGACTGAAGCTTAGTAGTTCTAAACCAATGTATGCAGTTAGTAATTCATTTGCAGCTGACATTATCATCATCCCTGCAATTGAAAGAATAATTAATCCATAAAATTCACCTTCATGATTTACATGTTTATCAACGTAATCGATAGACATAAGGATTACAAAAATACCCAGAATAATAAATATAAATTTAAAAAGTAAAGAAAATGAATCTAATTTTAATAGCCCACCATATACTAGTAAGTCTTTCATTTGATTATGGTCAGTAGTAGATAAAATATGAATATTTCCAATATCAAAAAAGAAAGTAATATAAATTGCTGTAAATATAAGTCCAGTTACTGATGCAAAAGGTAGAATATATTTATTTCTTATACGAGTAAAAATTCCAATACCAATTATTATAAATCCAAGAGCAGTAATTAAGATTTCAGGTATGAGGTATGATAAATTGTTTGTTATATTTTCCATGAACTATCCAGCTAAAAATTTGACAAATATGCATTAATTAATTGTTTTACTGATTCATCGACAGCATCAATAAAATATATTGGTAAAACTCCCATAAATACGATAAAGAAAGCAAGAATTATGGACGGTATCAATTCAAATCTACTAATATCAGGTAAATTTGCCCATTTTTCAGAAACAGTACCAAAAAATATTCTGGCAATTAATCGTAAGATATATATAGCTGTTATAGCTGCACCAATTACTCCTAGTATTGCCATAAGTGGATTTGTTTGAAATACTCCAATAAATATGAATAATTCTGCAACAAAACCACTTAATCCAGGTAACCCTAAAGAAGTTAAACCTGCTATGACAAATAAAGTTCCAGTAATACCCATAGGTTTAATTAAACCATCGAGTGTTTCAATGTCCCTGCTATGTGTTCGTTCATATATTACTCCAACTAATGCAAAGAATAGTGCGGTCATTATTCCATGTGAAAACATCTGAAGAACTGATCCAGCTGTACCGATGACATTTAAAGTTGCAAGCCCCATTAATACATATCCCATGTGACTTACACTACTATAACCAATGACATATTTCAGATCTTTTTGAGCCATTGCAGATAATGCTCCGTATACTACATTTATTGTACCCAGAATAAGTAAGAGCCACATCCATTCTTGTGCACCTGCAGGTAAAAATTCAATACATCGTAAAATTCCATAAGCTCCTAATTTCATTAATATACCTGCGTGGACCATACTTACAGAAGTTGGTGCTGCAACGTGACCGTCTGGAGACCAAGTGTGAAAAGGCCACAAACCAGCCAAGACTCCAAACCCAATGAAAAAGAATGGGAAAATAAAAATCTGGAAATCATTTCCAATATTTGCGTTTATTAAGTCTTTGAATAAGAAACTATTTTGATTAGCAACAATAAATGTGGATAAAATTCCTATCCAGATAAGTATGCTACTTGCAACAAGGACAAGCATTAATTTTAATGCTCCGTATTCTTTTGTCCTATTAAATGTTTCGAATTCTGAGCTGTGACCCCATACTGCAATTAGTAAATACATTGGAACAACTGCTAATTCATAAAAGAAAAAGAAGAAAAAGAGATCTTGTGATATAAATACACCATATACTCCAATAATTAGAAGAATATATAAGATAAAGAATTCTTTTATTCTTTCGGTTATTTTGCAAGAAATAAGGGTTCCGGTTAGATAGACAATTCCCACTAATAAAACCATTAATGCGGATATCCCATCTACTCCAAAGTCTAGACGGATTGATAAACTGCGTAACCAAACAACCGAAAAATCAAATTGATTTGGATCTCTGGTTTGTGCAAAAGCCATAAACACATATAAAGAGAAAATACCAGAAATAGCAGAGCCCAAAATTGTTATATTTTTTATAGTTTCCTCATTATTTTTGGGTATAAATAATATTGCCAGTAATGTTATTACTGGTACGATAAGTATTAAAGGTAATATCCAACTATCCAATTAGTACTCCTATAAGATTTTACCTGTTTCAAGAAATATCCAGATAAGAACAATGACAGATATACTAAGCACAATAAATAGTGCATAGTTATATACTTTTCCTGTTTGCATATAGCGCAATTTGTTTGAAGTTGCCTTAATAGCTTCTCCAGGGGTGTTTATTCCTATGTCATTTACAAATGCTCGATCAACATAAGATACAAGAACAGTTATTTTGTTAACGACGTTTGAAACTATCCAATTATATGCATCATCCAAATAATATTTCTGAGAAATAAGATTATTTAAAGATTTAAATATTCCTGAATGAAAAATAGATTTGTTTACATAATTTTCTTGATATAAAAAGTATCCAGCAATAATGCCGCTCAGTGCAAACCCAACTGAAAGCGCGGTAAGAATTAAATCAAATTCAAAGTGAAGAGGATCATCAAGAAAACCCCATGTTACTAAATACATAATATCAAGGAGTGTGTCTTGATATATTAAACACGTTATTATTCCAAACACTATGCTAAATAATGTGAGTATGATTATAGGAATGTTCATTGTTTTGGGTGCTTCGTGAATATCTTTGTATTCAGTTGTTGATTTAGACCAAAATACGAGTATAAAGACTCTTGTCATATAAAGGGCACTCAGAAAAATAAATCCTAAACTTAATAAGAAGTAAATATTTGTAAAATCTATTTTGCCATGGGTTACACCGTGAAGAAGCATATCCTTACTAAAGTAGCCACTGAGTGGCGGAATGCCAGAGAGAGAAAGCGCGCCAATGAGGAAACATACGGTAGTGATGGGCATATAGTGTCGAAGATTACCCATTTTTCGTATATCTGTTTCTTCGTGTAAAGAATGCATTATATTACCAGCAGAGAGAAATAATAGGGCTTTTGAAAATCCATGAGCTACAAGATGAAGCATTGCTGCTGCATAACCACCTGTTCCAATACCAAAAATCATTAATCCCAAATGGCTGACTGTTGAATAAGCAAGAATTTTTTTCAGATCATTCATTACCAATGCCATTGATGCAGCAATGATGGCAGTAATTAGGCCTACAATTGTTACAACAGTAAGGGCTATAGTAGAAATTTCATATAATGGAAATAACCTGGCTGTAAGATATATACCTGCTGTAACCATTGTGGCTGCATGAATTAAAGCACTTACTGGTGTTGGCCCTTCCATTGCGTCAGGTAGCCAAATATGTAGAGGGAACTGTGCAGATTTACCCATTGCTCCAAGGAAAATCAAAAGACAAGCCCAATTAAGCTCAGCGGTGCTATACATACCTTGTTGGGCAGCGAGGATAATATCAGGGATATGGAAAGTTCCAATCGATCCACTACTAGTTGTGAAACTAGCGCCCAATATTAAAATACCAACCATTAAACCAACATCACCTATACGGGTAGTGATAAATGCTTTTTTTGCTGCATCAACTGCAGTTTGTTTTCCATACCAAAAACCTATAAGTAAATAAGATCCTAAACCTACTAACTCCCATGCCACATAAATTAATAATAGGTTGTTAGCTAAGACAAGAAAGAGCATTGCTGCGATGAAAAATGATATACAAGAAAAATACCAAGTTTTTCTTGGATCATCATGCATATATGATACTGAGTAAATAATAACTAACGAACCGACAATACTTATCAAACCTAACATTGTTACTGTAAGGCCATCAATGATTGCTCCAAAATGCATTTCAATATCACCAATAACAAACCAAGGATCGATACCATTCCAACAAACTCCTATTACGTCACAACCATATCTTGGCCATGTATGGGTGACATAAGTACTAAAAACAGTTATAAAAATTCCAATACCAATAAATGAGACAATAATCGGAATAAAGTATGTATATTTGATTTTTGTTCTCGCTAATAGGCCTAAAGCAACAAAAGAGATTATATAGAGGACAGGTGCCCACCATACTATTCCCAGATTACTTGGAGCTTGTAAAGCCGCTTCATTTAATTCCATTAATACATTTCCTTCGGTAGTTTGTTACCATTTCAAAACATCGAGTTTATCAACATCAGTGTTACGTTTTTCTTTATAAAGTTTCAACACAATAGCCAGAGCCAATGCTACTTCTGCTGCAGCTATTGTTATGATAAAAATTATGAGAATATGTCCTAAAAATCTTGATTGATCTAAAAATGCGCTAACACCAATTAAGTTAAGGTTTACTGCGTTAAGCATAAGTTCTATTGCAAGTAAAATAAGTACTGCATTCCTTCGAGAAAGAACTCCATAAATACCAATAGAAAATAATACTATGCTTGCAATTTGTATGTGTATAAGACTTAACTCATCCATTATTTATTACTTTCTGTGTTTGATACTACAATTGCGCCTATTAAGGCCACTAACAAAATGACGGATACTATTTCGAAAGGAATTCCCCAATACGAAAAAAGTTCTATCCCAATATTTTTCATATCTGTACCCAAGGCCCCAGTTACAGTATTTCCACCGGTAGTAATGAAGGCAATTGTGCCTGTTATAAAAAATAATATTGAACCTATGAGGGAGTATTTCCAATGTTTGTTTTTAACTTGAAAATTAAAATCTGAAATATTAGTTAGCATTAGTGCAAAAAGAATAACAATAATTATTGCTCCGCCATAAAGCAAAATTTGTACTATTGCCAAAAACTGTGAGAGTAAAATTACATAGACTCCAGCTATACCAAATAAGGTGATTAATAAATAAAATGTAGCGTGTACTACATGGCGACTTGTAACAACACCTATTGCAGATACTGTTATGATCGAACTTAATATGTAAAATACTAGTAAACTACTCATTTTATTCTTTAGATTCCTTTGACGGTTTTACTGGTGGAGCCCAATTTGTTTCTTTTTGATAACTTTTACCCATTTCTAGAAGTTGTTGTAAATTTGCCCTGTTGCCATTTCGATTGACAACGGATAATTCATGTTGATGGCTCATCTCAATCGCATCAAAATTACATACTTCTACACAAATTCCACATAATATACAGCGGCCTAAGTTGATTTCAAATGCATCTATAATTTTTCGTCGTTTACTTTCACCAGATTCATTTTTAGGATTATCTTTCATTATTGCACTCATACAACTTGTAGGACAATTTCTTACACATACCATACATCCGGTACAATATGGTTCATCAACAACGTCATCGTACATAAGAACTGGAAATCCCATATAACGATCTGCTATTGGTAAATGCTTTTCAGGGTATTGCGCTGTTACGACAGGTCTGAAAAATTCAGAAATTGTAGTCATTAAACCTTTTATACTACTTAACATTTATATTCCCTCAGGTAATTTATAATTTCTAGCTTTACGTAACATTTCTTCTGCATCTATTTTTGCAGGACTTGTAAATCTGGTATACAAAACATATCCAATTATAACTGTCATCAATATATTTATAATCGACAATACCAAAAGAGGTATATCGTAAAAAATGATTACTGATGAAAATATTACATTTGCAAATGATAAAGGTATTAAGACTTTCCATGCAAAAGACATAAGCTGGTCTATCCTCATTCTTGGAAAGGTTCCTCGAAACCAAAAGATGATCAACACAACACCGTAAGATTTAATAATTGTTATAAAAAACCCAAGTACTATGTTTTCTTGTAAAGATACAAATGGAATATGCCACCCACCAAGGAATAAAAGAGTAATCAATACAGCGATGGTAAAAGTTTGTATATACTCTGCTAAGTAGAAAACAGACCAATGGGCACCACTATATTCAACAAAAGGACCTCCTACAATTTCGGATTCTGCATGATATATATCAAAAGGTATTCTTCCAACTTCAGCTATACCAGCTATGAAAAAGAGTAGCAGTCCCAAAGGGAGATAAATTGCATATGGAATTATATTTTGTTTATCGACAATTTCTTTTAAATCTGTTGTTTGACATATTATTAATACTGAAATCGCAACCATGATTATTGGTATTTCATAACTAATCAATTGCGCTGTTGATCGTAATCCCCCAAGTATTGCGTATTTATTAGCAGATCCCCATCCAGCCATAACTAATCCAGTAATTGAAACAACAGTTAAGGCGATAACAAAAAGCAGTCCGAGATTCATATTATTTACTGCCAATACTGAATTATCACTTGCTATAGGTATGGTAACCCATATAACGAATGGAGGTACAAAGACAATAATTGGAGCAAGCCAATATATCCATTTAT is from SAR202 cluster bacterium and encodes:
- the gap gene encoding type I glyceraldehyde-3-phosphate dehydrogenase, whose translation is MVTKIGINGFGRIGRQILRVIMEQYQNDLEVVSINDGGSIETNAHLFKYDSTYGTYNGTVTHNENILEIDGHKINKTSDRNPENLDWSKYEVDIVVESTGNLTDRESASIHLNNGAKTVLVTAPASNADLTMVLGVNENEYNPDSHKILSNASCTTNCAAPLVKVLHDNFGINQGLMTTVHSYTNDQKVLDGNHKDLRRARTAAGNIIPTSTGAAKTCAVVMPELQGKVHGVALRVPTQTVSVVDFVATLDKKVTSEDINQAYKNAAESSMAGIIEYCDEPLVSSDFRGSPYSCIFDSLSTMVLGNSMVKILGWYDNEWGYSCRTAEMLKFIANK
- a CDS encoding phosphopyruvate hydratase, with translation MSDNFQIKSIIAQEILDSRSNPTIRVSVTLSDNSIGTANVPSGASTGAHEAIELRDNDPNRFSGKGVLKAVTNVNNTIANKLSGMKFTDIETIDKTLIELDGTENKANLGANSILGVSLATIHAISNSNGIPLYQYISNITNNKMSLPVPMFNILNGGSHASNSTDIQEFMIIPSGLNSFTESLQFGAETYQSLKSLLSKEGKSTNVGDEGGFAPEMKSNQAAIEIILKAIENAGYKIGVDCYLGLDVAASEFYIDSKYELKKDNLNLDSDEMVEYLINLVNSYPILSIEDGLAEDDWNGWANLTQQIGNKIQLVGDDLYTTNVARLTKGIEKTSSNSILIKFNQIGSITETFDAIELAKNAKWSNVISHRSGETEDTTIADLAVGTGAGQIKTGAPARSERVAKYNRLLSIEEELKGSVSYAGKSAFPFLS
- a CDS encoding NADH-quinone oxidoreductase subunit N, encoding MENITNNLSYLIPEILITALGFIIIGIGIFTRIRNKYILPFASVTGLIFTAIYITFFFDIGNIHILSTTDHNQMKDLLVYGGLLKLDSFSLLFKFIFIILGIFVILMSIDYVDKHVNHEGEFYGLIILSIAGMMIMSAANELLTAYIGLELLSFSLYILVSLGNDPEKTNESSIKYILLGGFTSALVLYGISQIYTELIKNDIVNPTFFSSIGLYASQYESLPPLFMFGLFLLITGLGFKIAAVPFHTWAPDIYEGAPLPIAGYLATASKLAGIALILRIFSEIFEGSHSSLVIIVAILAILTMSLGNITAIAQTKYRRLIAYSGISHMGYILVGLAANTVDSYSAIILHSIGYAFSGLVIFAALICFYNQTYKENISDLSGLYKTNSFLALSITVALLSTAGLPFFVGFISKFYLFLSAVEQDLLWLVIIALINSLISLYYYLMVIKEMYVNEPNDTQTISTTNIEKLVLITSLIGVIGLGIYPDIIMDAINSASISVFIR
- a CDS encoding NADH-quinone oxidoreductase subunit M, whose product is MDSWILPLILIVPVITLLAILFIPKNNEETIKNITILGSAISGIFSLYVFMAFAQTRDPNQFDFSVVWLRSLSIRLDFGVDGISALMVLLVGIVYLTGTLISCKITERIKEFFILYILLIIGVYGVFISQDLFFFFFFYELAVVPMYLLIAVWGHSSEFETFNRTKEYGALKLMLVLVASSILIWIGILSTFIVANQNSFLFKDLINANIGNDFQIFIFPFFFIGFGVLAGLWPFHTWSPDGHVAAPTSVSMVHAGILMKLGAYGILRCIEFLPAGAQEWMWLLLILGTINVVYGALSAMAQKDLKYVIGYSSVSHMGYVLMGLATLNVIGTAGSVLQMFSHGIMTALFFALVGVIYERTHSRDIETLDGLIKPMGITGTLFVIAGLTSLGLPGLSGFVAELFIFIGVFQTNPLMAILGVIGAAITAIYILRLIARIFFGTVSEKWANLPDISRFELIPSIILAFFIVFMGVLPIYFIDAVDESVKQLINAYLSNF
- the nuoL gene encoding NADH-quinone oxidoreductase subunit L; translated protein: MELNEAALQAPSNLGIVWWAPVLYIISFVALGLLARTKIKYTYFIPIIVSFIGIGIFITVFSTYVTHTWPRYGCDVIGVCWNGIDPWFVIGDIEMHFGAIIDGLTVTMLGLISIVGSLVIIYSVSYMHDDPRKTWYFSCISFFIAAMLFLVLANNLLLIYVAWELVGLGSYLLIGFWYGKQTAVDAAKKAFITTRIGDVGLMVGILILGASFTTSSGSIGTFHIPDIILAAQQGMYSTAELNWACLLIFLGAMGKSAQFPLHIWLPDAMEGPTPVSALIHAATMVTAGIYLTARLFPLYEISTIALTVVTIVGLITAIIAASMALVMNDLKKILAYSTVSHLGLMIFGIGTGGYAAAMLHLVAHGFSKALLFLSAGNIMHSLHEETDIRKMGNLRHYMPITTVCFLIGALSLSGIPPLSGYFSKDMLLHGVTHGKIDFTNIYFLLSLGFIFLSALYMTRVFILVFWSKSTTEYKDIHEAPKTMNIPIIILTLFSIVFGIITCLIYQDTLLDIMYLVTWGFLDDPLHFEFDLILTALSVGFALSGIIAGYFLYQENYVNKSIFHSGIFKSLNNLISQKYYLDDAYNWIVSNVVNKITVLVSYVDRAFVNDIGINTPGEAIKATSNKLRYMQTGKVYNYALFIVLSISVIVLIWIFLETGKIL
- the nuoK gene encoding NADH-quinone oxidoreductase subunit NuoK, with product MDELSLIHIQIASIVLFSIGIYGVLSRRNAVLILLAIELMLNAVNLNLIGVSAFLDQSRFLGHILIIFIITIAAAEVALALAIVLKLYKEKRNTDVDKLDVLKW
- a CDS encoding 4Fe-4S dicluster domain-containing protein; this translates as MLSSIKGLMTTISEFFRPVVTAQYPEKHLPIADRYMGFPVLMYDDVVDEPYCTGCMVCVRNCPTSCMSAIMKDNPKNESGESKRRKIIDAFEINLGRCILCGICVEVCNFDAIEMSHQHELSVVNRNGNRANLQQLLEMGKSYQKETNWAPPVKPSKESKE
- the nuoH gene encoding NADH-quinone oxidoreductase subunit NuoH is translated as MSIVDLFLLQIKIIALFGGLTIVVLSMVWLERRVLGKIQRRIGPNRVGPQGLLQSLADGIKLLVKEDIIPESADKWIYWLAPIIVFVPPFVIWVTIPIASDNSVLAVNNMNLGLLFVIALTVVSITGLVMAGWGSANKYAILGGLRSTAQLISYEIPIIMVAISVLIICQTTDLKEIVDKQNIIPYAIYLPLGLLLFFIAGIAEVGRIPFDIYHAESEIVGGPFVEYSGAHWSVFYLAEYIQTFTIAVLITLLFLGGWHIPFVSLQENIVLGFFITIIKSYGVVLIIFWFRGTFPRMRIDQLMSFAWKVLIPLSFANVIFSSVIIFYDIPLLVLSIINILMTVIIGYVLYTRFTSPAKIDAEEMLRKARNYKLPEGI